From a region of the Cygnus atratus isolate AKBS03 ecotype Queensland, Australia chromosome 3, CAtr_DNAZoo_HiC_assembly, whole genome shotgun sequence genome:
- the GNMT gene encoding glycine N-methyltransferase has protein sequence MVDSVYRTRSLGVAAEGLPDQYADGRAARVWQLYIGDTRSRTAEYRSWLLALLRQHRCRSVLDVACGTGVDSIMLLEEGFQVTSVDASDKMLKYALKERWERRKEEPFDRWVIEEANWLTLEKDLEKPGDGFDAVICLGNSFAHLPDFKGDQSDHKLALRNIASMVRPGGVLVIDHRNYDHILATGCAPPGKNIYYKSDLTKDITTSVLLVNNKAHMVTLDYTVQVPPTEAGASPELSKFRLSYYPHRLEAFTALLKGAFQGKCQHSVLGDFQPYTPGQAHIPCYFIHVVKKTA, from the exons ATGGTGGACAGCGTGTACCGGACGCGGTCGCTGGGGGTGGCGGCGGAGGGGCTGCCGGACCAGTACGCGGACGGGCGGGCGGCCCGCGTGTGGCAGCTGTACATCGGGGACACGCGGAGCCGCACGGCCGAGTACCGCAGCTGGCTCCTGGCGCTGCTCCGCCAGCACCGCTGCCGCTCCGTGCTCGACGTGGCCTGCGGCACCGG GGTGGACTCCAtcatgctgctggaggagggctTCCAGGTGACCAGCGTGGACGCCAGCGACAAGATGCTCAAGTACGCGCTGAAGGAGCGCTGGGAGCGGCGCAAGGAGGAGCCCTTCGACCGATGGG TCATTGAGGAGGCCAACTGGCTCACgctggagaaggacctggagaaGCCAGGGGACGGGTTCGACGCCGTCATCTGCCTGGGCAACTCCTTCGCGCACCTGCCTGACTTCAAAG GGGACCAGAGCGACCACAAGCTGGCCCTGAGGAACATCGCCAGCATGGTGCGGCCCGGGGGCGTCCTGGTCATCGACCACCGCAACTACGACCATATCCTGGCCACGGGCTGCGCGCCGCCCGGCAAGAACATCTACTACAAG AGCGACTTGACCAAGGACATCACCACCTCGGTGCTGCTGGTGAACAACAAGGCCCACATGGTGACCCTGGACTACACCGTGCAGGTCCCCCCGACGGAGGCGGGGGCCTCCCCGGAGCTGAG CAAGTTTCGGCTCTCCTACTACCCGCACCGGCTGGAGGCCTTCACGGCGCTGCTGAAGGGTGCCTTCCAGGGGAAGTGCCAGCACAGCGTCCTGGGTGACTTCCAGCCCTACACGCCGGGGCAGGCCCACATCCCCTGCTACTTCATCCACGTCGTGAAGAAGACGGCATGA